gacgtgtaggactggatctctgcatcctaggctcaactctggattgtcatacttttggttgtttaataaaaccagccatatttctggataagaaagctgcaccatctaaagtaggatggatgccatctctcctaatcagcctaggttttccccaaaaacgtttccaattgtctatgtagcccacatcgtttgctggacaccacctagacagccagcggttgaatgacgaaatgcgggtgtacatgtcgtcactggtcagatttggcagggggccagagaaaactacggagtccgacatgatttttgcaaagttacacaccgatttaACGTTCATTtcagtgacctccgatttgcgtaatcgggcgtcattaactcccacgtgaataataatattactttattatttttattattactttattatatttccgtttatctttagccaggagtttcaaatatgattcaacgtcgcccgctctggacccaggaagacatttgactacagCCGCTGGagtctaacttcacgtttctgactatggagctgccaattaccagagttggtttctcagcaggTTTGTCGCTGactggggaaaatcgattagaaacgtgaaccgactggtgctgaacctcgggcgtctgtttagcattagatctcttacgaaccgtcacccagccggactggcttcccggctgctcgggaactgctaacaggggctacgctaggtcggcccgcaccagctaccggggcctgactagctgaattattttccatggtgcggagccgcgCTTCCAAttctccaaagctgcaaaaaccttacacttattacataaaccattatcagtaaaggaggcagaggaaaaactgaacatgagacaaaccgagcaagtgagagaaggagaaacagagggagacagagaagccattgctaatggataactgctaagctaacgaagctaatataggtgaaatgtggaatttgtaaagtttagctggttatgttttgcaagagcaggtgcttgtgtaatacaagcgtatgttaccaCTAAGtgttaattcttgtgtgaagaaatcacttatttaagtaaaaataacagctacaattaatcagtaaacagtccggtagaaacccaagagcgtgcagaaacaggaagtgacgcaatacgcttaccgcacgaggaGCAACAGtcaatatatcaatatatatttttaaacaatcaaTACATATTAACAAAACCTGACAAGAGTTTGgtagtttttattgtattaaaatgcCTGTgattatatgttttgttttgtccagaACTTAATCAGTTTATTTCTTGCACTTTAAACTGTACCTTACTGTGTAATAGtgagcagagagcaggaggaagaggaaccACAGAACTGATGCAGCTCTTTCTCTACTAACACCCCCAAAAAACTGAACTCTAGCTTCCACAAACTGACATAAGAATTTGCATCAGCATTTACATTTGCCAGATCTGCAAGGAAACTTTTTTCAGCCAAGTCTCTCACTCTTCTTAGTTGGGATCAATATAAAGTGGTGAATCATGTGAAGGTAAAAAGacatagaaaagaaaagatggtTAAAAACCACTGTTTTGATGAGCTTTAATAATGTGCTGTGGGTTATAAGTGTCTTGTTTTGTAAACTATAGTGACTAGtaactaaaatatttgaaaatttctatattttaatttaaactaaatccAGTCAAGGGCTTGAAGGGAGGATGATGATGTTATAATCAGCAtcttatactgtacatacacatacatacaagttttgaaatgtttttggttgttttttttttaccaaagtggaaacagaatctatgtatatatttaatatataaactgtaaaaagcacatgtatcaagtatttacattttgtggttATGTATCTGTAATCTGTTAATTCATTGTCTGAGTTATAACATCAGCTTCTACTGTGTGAGTAAAAAGTAACGTGTGTTTTTAAGTATCATCTGCCAGTTATTTGTTCAGCAGCTACATAAAGAATCATTTGTATGTTACAGAACTGCTTGTTTGAATCTGAATATAAGGCTGCGtagatttagttttttggaatttgattaaatgcatttacttaAGAATGTACACATTTGAGTTAAATGTACTTTGATTAATTGGATTTAAAGCAGACTTTCCCCTTTGTGCCCATTCTCAGAGGCACATGttgcatttgaaatgttttcatacatttcCATTCCAGTGGAAATTGTGGATTAGTTTTCTCCTATAAACCAAAGCATTTGatgatcattttgtgtctttagctaaataaactgttttgaaCATGTCACTGCCAActacataaaactaaataaaatgtgaacattaaGAGGTGGATGTGATCATCTCcctttattataattttacaaaaccaaaagaaaaatattttattgaaaaccTGCAAGTGACAGATCCCAAAATACCGTGAAAATATCTTaatcacaaaaaacacaagttatACAGATTTAAccatgaatttaaaataaatcctaAACTGATGTGCAGAACTATGCAGATACAGTTTATCTGCTTTAATGTACACATCAACTTTAACAGAGGTAAATacccaaaaacacaaaactgaataTGTCATAGCAAACACACTCATGAAGCAACGCATGACGTCTTATCCATCTCATTTGATCCTtcaccaaaaagaaaaagatcttaaatgtgtttaagaAAAGAGGTAACAGCTTAAAAGAATTACTTATATTCACACGTTTAAAGACATTGCATGACTTTGTCAACAATGAGAATCGTCCTTTTGTATAtaattaatttagcattttcacATAAGCATTTGATTCTAAACATTGGATTTGCATAGTTGTGTGGATGCAACCTCACTGCATTGTATTTTGTCCATATTTAATTGCTATTCAAACTATTTTGGTGGTGTGACTTTTTGTTCATCTTCTGAATATACAATAAAGTGGGTCTCTGctgtaacaaaacatttttgtttctcctccCGAGCAGAACTTTAATTCCAATTCTTGATGCTGCAGATCCTTTATTGCTACCTCACTCCTGTTGGGACAAATGATCACTGATAAATGAGCagtgtaaaacatattttcaaaaacccAAATTGTattcaaaaatgaaaaggtaTGAAAGAGTTAAGACTTTAAGTTAGGTAAGAGTTAAGATTCTATATCTGCTTATTTACAGTTTATGTGCAAACAGTACAACACAGTTATATGCAGTGAATATAGTGATAGTTCAGACAGAGCAGTTAGTTACCTCTGATCTGTGGCTGTCAGCTCTGCCTTCAGATATAATAGGAATCGTCTGACCctgaggagagaaaggaaaaaacgtTTCCAACTATTATCCAGTAATTAAATCAATCTATCAATTGATGAATCAGGAAATTTTAAACTTCACCTGAACTTAATTTCTCAGCTGTTGTAACATTATGTAACATTATGTAACATGACATATAACAACATTCAACAACAGTGGTTAAGTAAGGGGTTTGGTCATTATTTGTGATTGTATTAAAGCAGTTGGAAATGAATTTATTAATATAGTAGGTAACTGCTGGTCCatgattttataataatttctaCGACCTAAAAACACTTGATTGCCATCTTTAAAACTTATGTTTCTATACAAGAGAAAATGGCAGCTCACTGTCATTCTTATCAATTGTGAGTTGTGTATAATAAGTGTATAATGTTTATATGATTATATTATGATATAttatctctctctatatattatattattatacatcATGAGTCAAAGTACAAAAGCAGAAAGCTGAAAACTCAACAACAACATATACTGGGGTCTAAAAGACTGAGACCACATCTaaaatctgctgattttaattaGCAGAAACTACAGAAAATCAGCCTGCAGCCATGTTTAGGTGTTAAAATTACGCCCGTGACTGAACAAGCTGCACATGATAGTGGGAAAGTGTCAGAAGTAAAATTGTTAACTTTCTAAAACCACTTAGTCTTTTGATTTGTATGGTGACAGACTGAAGtttacattttcactgtgatcATTGTGCTGCAAACAGCCACATGCTGAACAAGGCACCAGTGAAGCTAATGAAGCTCATAACAGACAGTTCACTATTATGATGGACTCACTGCTTCAATAGCTCCACTGTAGAACTGGACTGATGTGTCTATATATGTAATGTTCAAATCTTTCAGCGCAGGCTACAGGTTATGTAACATTACCTGATTTAACTATCAGTCTTTACAGGCTGCATTTGAACATGTTGCAGGGTTCTTGATACTGTAAGtagtttatataaaatgtaaaactaatgaaATAATCATATGTCCACAGTTGGCTTTTCTAGTGGTTTGTTGTAGGCTTCATTTGTCTGTTACTGTCGGACTTGGATCTCTGGACATACTGTATCTTCATTTACTTAAGGCAGTACTCATGGAGACAGTATCCAAAATCTCTCTGTAGTTCAGCTAATATAGGTTTTACTCACGTGTTGATTCCATATTACACTGGAATatctttcaaaaatgtttcaaaagagTTTTCatgtgataaaagaaaaaacttatatagtataatataaaataattgaaCATCTGTCAGCTTAAAGACGATTTCTCAAATGCTTTCAGATCCTCTCAAAGCATTGACTGCAAGCTTAACAACAGCCTTTTACTCTGAGCACAGCATGACTTTCACTGTAGATTATGGGATGTTTATCAGTAAGAGGATTCACAGTAGGTTTAGCTATAGGTGTCCCTAATAAAATGCACTAATGCCTACAACAGCAAAGACTCAATGCCCCCCTTGCAATAAAATCCATGTAATAAATAACAGTCCCAACGTTAATAACTGGGTGAAGTTTAAACAGACtaaagaaaatagaaatcaCTGATTCAGTGGACGGGGGCAGAGGAAGGAGCTGGTTTCTCAGGTGGTAAGTCCACCAGAACCAGCCGAGTCCCTGCAGTCTTTaagtggaaataaaaagcagccATTTGAGAACCACTCAGGCTAATAACATTCACTCACACTGGTGCATCCAAACAAATTGTTCACACTTGCACAATCTAATTGTTGAATATGTGAGTGAAATGCTGACACTGTAAAGTCCTGAGAGACCTGCTTGGTTCTGTCATCAGACTGTGAGATGCCAGGATGTGAAGCTTGTTTCACTTAGTATCTGTGTAAGTTATCAGTCCTACATCATATAAGACctgcaaaaatctaatttagaGATGTGTACTTGTctcacctttcttcttctttttgtacaTCACAGCTCCAATGACAACAAGGACAACAAGGACAAGACCAACAACCACTGCAGCAATGATTGGGACGAACATGTCACTGAGCTTCTctgttgaaaacaaacacaaaatataattttccaCAGGTGAAACACAgtaaatgattttgtttataaccttgtttgtctgtaaacatttttatttttattgtttgatttctgatattggcagaaaaacaaacatgaaataaatttgacccaaataaaaatctgactttaaGAACCAATCTGCAACTGATTTGAGAATGAACACAGTTCAAGTTCTCTGACTCAAATTTAAAAGCGCATAACAATTTAACTGTATAGAGCAcgaaaaattaaaatgtggaaCTACATGAGTCCAGTCTCACCTTCATTTCTCCTTAACACAGCTTTGTCCAGTTTGGTGGTGACATCATCCTTCACACCagagagcagaaacacacagtcgtatctcgtccagtcttcaggtttgactgacGAAAGTTTCAGATCAactctcatctggaaggttccatcatggttggggaggatctctccatggtccacgtcctcatgaagctcctgtccatctttcctccagaacattgtggctctgtcagggtagaaacctgtagcgtggcagctgactggagaggacggagacttctggaggagagacactgagggaggAACTGGAGGAGAGATAAGAACAATTTGTCATTGCTTTATTATTTGCTGCATATTAATATTGTGATTCCTTGTTGATGTAATATGGGGAGACAGGAAAATAAGACAAGAAGAAATGTgttagggagagagagagaattaaaaCTGGGCCATAAGTGTCCAGAAAAAGTGAATGTAAACAGAATGTAGcgaaggagaagagaaagaaaacagaggtgATAAAGAGTGAAAGAGGAAACAGTAAAAAGAAGGAGGCAGAAAGTTGTAGAGAGGTGAGAGggaaaatgtgagaaatgaaAAAGTGTATAAAGTGAGACATACACGTAGTGGGTCAGTGTATATTGTTATATGTAAATTATACTTTGGTTAGTGTTGGTTTGAAACAGAGGAACTGTGTGAGGATAGTTGTGTTCATAAAACTGCATCTTCTCATGTGGTTCTACCTGTTCTCAGCAGAGACCTGCTCCCATAGTTCACATACTTCTTCACCCACTCAGGACAAATCTGGGTGAGATAGTTCTTCCTCTGTGCTATGAGTGTTCTGTTATTATCCCAATTGTGTTTGGTGGTGAAACCCTCTGGTTTTGGAGCGATCCATGTCTCTGTCTTCACGTCAAATGCTATGAAGTCTTCTCCATCATAACCATACTGATCATAACCAGTGACCTCATCAGTCTCATCATCCCAGTCACAGCCAAATATCCACTGGAGAATGTGAAgacctgagagagaaacagtctTCAGTAAACCAGAGTGTGATGTCAGCATAGTCACAGATctaccacagagacacaagatGTTCATCTTCTGCTGTCACAGCTTCTATGGGAACAAATCACATCCAGTCACCTGAACAGTGCTGATAGACAAGAtagacacagagaggaagagactgCTTCAAAGATTCAGGTTCTAGAACAGTCCATATTCTGTCTTTGCCACAAAGACACACTGATCCATCAAGACCACAAATTTAAACACTtcagtgtaaaatattaattttaatagtAAATTTATTCtatcaaattaaaaaggaaCCAATATTTAGGACTTTTTCTTGGTAAAAGGTGATTATCTGATTATCagtagtatttttttctgttacgtgattaattgtttttccaCTGCTCCTCTCTCCTCACGTCTTTTCCCTCCGTTTATCTTTAGTGGGACGAACTAAGACGAAACGTTTAGAAGTAACTTGGGATGCAGACGCTGGCATCTGCTCATGTGAATCTTAAAATCagatttacttaaaaaatatatattttcagaaaTTTAATTCCAGCCTCATTAATTCACTTCCCGTCAGTTAATCTCAGTCCTTCTCTCCTGTTCATCTCATTTGTGACTGAGCTGTAAAACCAGGTTAGTCTGTAAACTAACGTCACATTTCCAGttagtttgttgtttgtctgtgtttttattattatctgtgTACAAAGTGTTGCATTATTGAAGCCACGACTCAGCTAAAATGATGATGTGCATTGTGTTGCTGGTTGTGTTTGACTTTAACGTGTGTcgactgcagctgctgaaatcCAGACGTGTGTGTTTcaggaggtttgtgtgtgtgtgtggagtgaaGCTGGTTTCTCTTCAATCTGACCTATGTGACATCAAACTGTTCTGATTAATGCTCAGAAAGACTTTAGTTCATTGTAGCCAAATGTTTCCAGTTTATTCCAACAGACTGTGGCTTTGTCACTAAGTTAAATGGAGGTTTCTGAAGAGGATCATCAGCCTCTGGAGGATCAACATCTGCTCTAACACGATATTCCAACATGTCTAAAGACCCACAGAAACCTGCTAAATGTCAGATTGTCCTTTGTCAGACAGCAGGTGTCAGATATTGAACTTTGACTGTGGAAAAAGAAGCTGGAGCCTGATCTCTGCTGCTCAGGACACCTGCACAAAACCtcctaataaaaacatgtttgtgtgtttcagctgtgtTCAATGACACACACTCCAACAGACGTTCATCTGTGGATCCAAATATTAATTATCACTAAATGAAGGCACCCGCACACACAATTTaatgtgactgaaaataatCAGATCAGATCCTGAAATTTGACCCAAACTGCCAAAAATAGGATGGAAAAATATttgagtaaaaacacaaacaaacctccAGTTTGGTTGAAGCCCTGCTTTAGAATTTCAATGTTGCCTTTGAAGGTCTGATGGGCAACCATTAAACTGTCAGTCTGAGTTTCCCAGTACTGTGGATCATCTGCTGTGATTCTGTTCATCCAGTCCTGTTTGGGTTCTAGTCTCCTGGTGTTGCTGTCATAGTAAAACATCTCCACTCCATCAACCATCCCAACAGCCACAAACTCTGGAAAGTTTGGGACTTGAGAAGATCcagtgtagaaatacttcaGAGAGTGAGTCACTGAAAGAGAAGTTGatgtcattatttcattatttaaaattgttttttgttttataacaatgtatata
The nucleotide sequence above comes from Channa argus isolate prfri chromosome 1, Channa argus male v1.0, whole genome shotgun sequence. Encoded proteins:
- the LOC137101179 gene encoding major histocompatibility complex class I-related gene protein-like isoform X5 gives rise to the protein MEADVKPHFTSVQQILKKMDKMYIFFLLLLGINGATGVTHSLKYFYTGSSQVPNFPEFVAVGMVDGVEMFYYDSNTRRLEPKQDWMNRITADDPQYWETQTDSLMVAHQTFKGNIEILKQGFNQTGGLHILQWIFGCDWDDETDEVTGYDQYGYDGEDFIAFDVKTETWIAPKPEGFTTKHNWDNNRTLIAQRKNYLTQICPEWVKKYVNYGSRSLLRTVPPSVSLLQKSPSSPVSCHATGFYPDRATMFWRKDGQELHEDVDHGEILPNHDGTFQMRVDLKLSSVKPEDWTRYDCVFLLSGVKDDVTTKLDKAVLRRNEEKLSDMFVPIIAAVVVGLVLVVLVVIGAVMYKKKKKGSDDSYYI
- the LOC137101179 gene encoding major histocompatibility complex class I-related gene protein-like isoform X8 — its product is MDTLIFLLLLGINDATGVTHSLKYFYTGSSQVPNFPEFVAVGMVDGVEMFYYDSNTRRLEPKQDWMNRITADDPQYWETQTDSLMVAHQTFKGNIEILKQGFNQTGGLHILQWIFGCDWDDETDEVTGYDQYGYDGEDFIAFDVKTETWIAPKPEGFTTKHNWDNNRTLIAQRKNYLTQICPEWVKKYVNYGSRSLLRTVPPSVSLLQKSPSSPVSCHATGFYPDRATMFWRKDGQELHEDVDHGEILPNHDGTFQMRVDLKLSSVKPEDWTRYDCVFLLSGVKDDVTTKLDKAVLRRNEEKLSDMFVPIIAAVVVGLVLVVLVVIGAVMYKKKKKGSDDSYYI
- the LOC137101179 gene encoding major histocompatibility complex class I-related gene protein-like isoform X7; the protein is MDTLIFLLLLGINDATGVTHSLKYFYTGSSQVPNFPEFVAVGMVDGVEMFYYDSNTRRLEPKQDWMNRITADDPQYWETQTDSLMVAHQTFKGNIEILKQGFNQTGGLHILQWIFGCDWDDETDEVTGYDQYGYDGEDFIAFDVKTETWIAPKPEGFTTKHNWDNNRTLIAQRKNYLTQICPEWVKKYVNYGSRSLLRTVRPSVSLLQKSPSSPVSCHATGFYPDRATMFWRKDGQELHEDMDHGEILPNHDGTFQMSMKLDISSVKLEDWKRYDCVFQLSGVKDDIIQLDKSVIRTSETSMNMIIAIVAVVVLVVLIGLIGFIIYRKKTRAAVSSIDSMEQLKPTN